A part of Ziziphus jujuba cultivar Dongzao chromosome 8, ASM3175591v1 genomic DNA contains:
- the LOC125421572 gene encoding protein LURP-one-related 14-like, whose translation MEAPRVANGIPMVKVVKEEFCVPHLVELIVKKIDSITSRMKYQISDVNGKVQFEVDDFQQTYRLKRRGKSMHDAAGFGLPVLILFEDKKHRHRWTVHRGGSSLGNDPLFSAQRSYTTEMRPRVEVFLPTSATEGICDFQIVEYYSSKFYKVYKDHTVIAEVNYSSEFTGCCKLDETVFQSDWLP comes from the exons ATGGAGGCTCCCAGGGTGGCAAATGGGATTCCAATGGTCAAAGTTGTAAAGGAAGAATTCTGTGTCCCTCACCTTGTGGAGTTGATTGTGAAGAAGATAGACAGTATAACTTCACGCatgaaatatcaaatttcaGACGTTAATGGAAAGGTACAGTTTGAGGTTGATGATTTTCAACAAACATACAGGCTGAAGCGGCGTGGGAAATCCATGCATGATGCTGCCGGTTTTGGTTTACCTGTGCTTATCTTGTTCGAGGATAAGAAACACCGCCACCGATGGACGGTTCATCGAGGAGGAAGCTCACTGGGAAATGATCCCCTCTTCAGCGCACAAAGATCTTACACTACCGAAATGAGACCAAGAGTTGAAGTCTTCCTCCCAACCAGTGCAACTGAAGGTATCTGCGACTTCCAGATTGTTGAATATTACTCCtctaaattttataaagtttacaAAGACCATACTGTCATTGCTGAG GTAAACTACAGCTCAGAATTCACAGGTTGTTGCAAACTTGATGAAACCGTATTCCAATCCGATTGGTTACCATAA
- the LOC107413952 gene encoding protein LURP-one-related 14: MEAPELAYGVPIVSIVRDDFCVPYPVEFVVKKKNHGLFHVKYQVLDVNGKLYLQVDGFQRNMQKKRIMSDAAGFPLLTMSEKVLTPNHQWMVHRGQSSERNELLFSVQRSYTFQMRSRLNVFLPTNINEDVSNFQIVECHSSQFYRIYKGETVIAEVNYNFTWGSFCKGKENFRVKIHPGVDYAFVMALIVILNENIIVCI; encoded by the exons ATGGAGGCTCCAGAGCTTGCGTATGGGGTCCCAATTGTCAGCATTGTGAGGGATGATTTCTGTGTCCCTTACCCTGTGGAGTTtgttgtgaagaagaagaatcatGGACTTTTCCATGTAAAATATCAAGTGCTAGATGTTAATGGAAAGCTTTACCTCCAGGTTGATGGTTTTCAAAGAAACATGCAAAAAAAGAGAATCATGAGTGATGCTGCTGGTTTTCCTTTGCTTACCATGTCTGAGAAAGTTCTCACACCGAATCATCAATGGATGGTTCATCGAGGACAAAGCTCGGAGAGAAATGAGCTCCTTTTCAGCGTGCAAAGATCATACACTTTCCAAATGAGATCACGACTTAATGTCTTCCTGCCAACCAATATCAATGAAGACGTCTCCAATTTCCAGATTGTTGAATGTCACTCTTCTCAATTTTATAGGATTTACAAAGGCGAAACCGTCATTGCTGAG GTAAACTACAACTTCACATGGGGAAGCTTTTGTAAAGGGAAAGAAAACTTCAGGGTCAAAATTCATCCAGGAGTGGATTATGCATTTGTTATGGCACTGATTGTAATCCTAAACGAGAATATTATTGTGTGTATTTAA